Proteins encoded in a region of the Podospora pseudopauciseta strain CBS 411.78 chromosome 6, whole genome shotgun sequence genome:
- a CDS encoding hypothetical protein (EggNog:ENOG503P50C) has translation MAPKRPNEDGDAADKFTKKPRQGFRVGPDNLPDGAWKRKVTKIKKDLITKAKIKKKYSKIKAAHASEPTPALPELPPSPIIHPAGAPSEPTPNSPSPTGPAPEPDLHPDRLHLLTTDEPPNPNANAPDFPPLPKRNNGDRSRGKNQKQRKPDYYEKELAKAAELKAKQEARNAEFARRQKEREDRIKQREKWQRQMDKAKRPDKNGKMRLGRESKILLEKVERLVEGK, from the exons atGGCACCCAAGCGCCCCAACGAAGACGGCGACGCCGCCGACAAGTTCACAAAGAAACCCCGCCAGGGCTTCCGAGTAGGCCCCGACAACCTCCCCGACGGCGCCTGGAAGCGCAAGG TGACCAAAATCAAAAAAGACCTCATCACCAAAGCcaaaattaaaaaaaaatactcCAAAATCAAAGCCGCCCACGCCTCCGAAcccacccccgccctccccgagctcccaccctctcccatAATCCACCCAGCAGGCGCGCCCTCCGAACCAACACCCaactcaccctccccaactgGCCCAGCTCCCGAGCCAGACCTCCACCCCgaccgcctccacctcctcacaaCCGACgaaccccccaatcccaacgCCAACGCTCCTGacttcccccctctccccaaacgCAACAACGGGGACCGCTCCCGCGGCAAAAACCAAAAGCAGCGCAAACCCGACTACTACGAAAAAGAACTCGCCAAAGCGGCTGAACTCAAGGCAAAGCAGGAAGCCCGCAACGCGGAATTTGCCCGGAGGCAAAAGGAACGCGAAGACAGGATCAAGCAGAGAGAAAAGTGGCAAAGGCAAatggacaaggccaagagGCCGGACAAGAACGGCAAGATGAGACTCGGAAGGGAGAGCAAGATACTCCTGGAaaaggtggagaggttggttgaGGGGAAATAA